The following coding sequences lie in one Halorarum halophilum genomic window:
- the purD gene encoding phosphoribosylamine--glycine ligase, giving the protein MTETVLLVGGGGREHAIARALADDCDLYACASNRNPGIAALADGFRSAEERDADAILTYAEEIGADLAVVGPEAALEAGVADELDDAGVYTFGPRAAEARLETDKAYQRRFMREESIPGCPDFETFEDADAAAEYVESVDDDVAVKPAGLTGGKGVRVTGDQVTHEEAAAYVRGADHDEWVVEERLVGEEFTVQAFVANGEFRVTPAIQDHKRAYEGDEGPNTGGMGSYSDTGRTLPFMIDADYDDAVAVLEAVVEALPDYKGVLYGQFMLGADGPRVVEFNARFGDPEAMNTLPVLTTPFLDVLTAARDGDALPELSFSGEATVCKYAVPAGYPTDPEAGARISVDVNEDDEGALLFYASVDERDDGLYTTTSRSFAVVGRGDSIAAAEEQAEAALEGVDEGFHVRHDIGTADLVQRRVDHMAELRGE; this is encoded by the coding sequence ATGACAGAGACGGTGCTCCTCGTCGGCGGCGGCGGCAGGGAACACGCCATCGCCCGCGCGCTGGCGGACGACTGCGACCTGTACGCCTGTGCGAGCAACCGCAACCCCGGAATCGCCGCCCTCGCCGACGGCTTCAGGTCGGCGGAGGAGCGCGACGCCGACGCCATCCTGACGTACGCGGAGGAGATCGGCGCCGACCTGGCCGTCGTCGGCCCGGAGGCGGCCCTCGAGGCCGGCGTGGCCGACGAACTGGACGACGCGGGCGTCTACACCTTCGGCCCGCGGGCGGCCGAGGCGCGGCTGGAGACGGACAAAGCCTACCAGCGGCGGTTCATGCGCGAGGAGTCCATCCCGGGCTGTCCCGACTTCGAGACGTTCGAGGACGCCGACGCCGCCGCGGAGTACGTCGAATCAGTCGACGACGACGTGGCGGTGAAGCCCGCCGGGCTCACGGGGGGGAAGGGCGTCCGCGTCACCGGCGACCAGGTGACCCACGAGGAGGCGGCCGCCTACGTCCGCGGGGCCGACCACGACGAGTGGGTCGTCGAGGAGCGGCTCGTCGGCGAGGAGTTCACCGTCCAGGCGTTCGTCGCGAACGGGGAGTTCCGCGTCACGCCGGCGATCCAGGACCACAAACGGGCCTACGAGGGCGACGAGGGTCCGAACACCGGCGGGATGGGGAGCTACTCCGACACCGGCCGGACGCTCCCGTTCATGATCGACGCGGACTACGACGACGCGGTCGCGGTGCTCGAGGCGGTCGTCGAGGCCCTCCCGGACTACAAGGGCGTGCTCTACGGCCAGTTCATGCTCGGCGCGGACGGGCCGAGGGTCGTGGAGTTCAACGCGCGCTTCGGCGACCCCGAGGCGATGAACACGCTTCCCGTGCTGACGACGCCGTTCCTCGACGTGCTGACGGCCGCCCGCGACGGCGACGCGCTCCCGGAGCTCTCGTTCTCGGGCGAGGCGACCGTCTGCAAGTACGCCGTCCCGGCGGGCTACCCCACCGACCCGGAGGCGGGCGCTCGAATCTCGGTTGACGTGAACGAGGACGACGAAGGCGCGCTGCTGTTCTACGCCAGCGTCGACGAGCGGGACGACGGCCTGTACACGACCACCTCCCGCTCGTTTGCGGTCGTCGGCCGGGGCGACTCCATCGCGGCCGCGGAGGAGCAAGCGGAGGCTGCCCTGGAAGGCGTAGACGAGGGGTTCCACGTGCGCCACGACATCGGAACGGCCGACCTCGTCCAGCGACGCGTGGACCACATGGCCGAACTGCGCGGCGAGTAA
- a CDS encoding M48 family metalloprotease, producing the protein MPDRQLQARMLVSGAILFGFYVLLAKFVLVPMFGIGVAVAGSGLLVVGQYVLGTKLALWRVDAEELSREEYPEVYDRFERLCAERDLPQPDLLVGRMGTPNAFAVGRRGAGVVVVSELMLELLDPDELEAVLAHELAHIDNRDVVMLLLGQTVATLVGLAVFFVVDLLADEIPGGFVIAWIVSMLAQLLVMVFVFSISRYREFVADREAADATDPAAMASALATIEAVGTHEQAANVDDSVAALCIFGGRRGLLAALFSTHPSTEKRIVKLDAMTD; encoded by the coding sequence ATGCCAGACAGACAACTCCAGGCCCGGATGCTGGTCTCCGGCGCGATCCTGTTCGGGTTCTACGTCCTGCTCGCTAAGTTCGTACTCGTCCCGATGTTCGGAATCGGAGTCGCGGTCGCGGGGAGCGGGCTCCTCGTCGTCGGCCAGTACGTGCTCGGAACGAAGCTCGCGCTCTGGCGGGTCGACGCCGAGGAGCTCTCCAGGGAGGAGTACCCCGAGGTGTACGACCGCTTCGAGCGGCTCTGTGCCGAGCGGGACCTCCCGCAGCCGGACCTGCTCGTCGGCCGGATGGGGACGCCGAACGCGTTCGCCGTCGGTCGCCGGGGCGCGGGCGTCGTCGTCGTCAGCGAACTTATGCTCGAACTGCTCGATCCGGACGAACTGGAAGCGGTGCTCGCACACGAACTCGCCCACATCGACAACCGCGACGTCGTGATGCTCCTGCTCGGGCAGACGGTCGCGACGCTCGTCGGACTGGCCGTGTTCTTCGTCGTGGACCTGCTCGCCGACGAGATCCCGGGCGGGTTCGTCATCGCCTGGATCGTCTCGATGCTCGCCCAGCTGCTCGTGATGGTGTTCGTCTTCTCCATCTCGCGCTACCGGGAGTTCGTCGCCGACAGGGAGGCCGCGGACGCGACCGATCCGGCGGCGATGGCGTCGGCGCTCGCCACCATCGAGGCGGTCGGGACCCACGAACAGGCAGCCAACGTCGACGACTCGGTCGCCGCCCTGTGCATCTTCGGCGGCAGACGCGGCCTCCTCGCCGCGCTGTTCTCGACGCATCCGTCGACCGAGAAGCGGATCGTGAAACTGGACGCGATGACGGACTGA
- a CDS encoding PAS domain S-box protein yields MNDRPAPMRAYVELFDASPNPALLAGPDFRIVDANQACVEFTGYSREELRGKLPEVLFTNPEPFEEAISAFAAGETWRGTFELEARDGRFKYGQGIGAPIQDGEEIVGYFGIFVDATRLRRYEQTLNIFSRVFRHNLRNDASVVLGYLELLREHVDSPEALSAATYVEHRVRTLLDRAETARRLESVLDAGGEDLGPVALDEVIPDAVERTAEQFPEATFRTDPIPSVAVAADDAIPEVLSAVLENAVVHNDVDRPVVEVSVETDLGSDQVLVTVADNGPGIDADEVPAALGDREASQLEHGAGLDLFFVSCVMNEYSGRLDIRDNHPRGAVVELRFRRVDRP; encoded by the coding sequence ATGAACGATCGGCCGGCGCCGATGCGAGCCTACGTCGAACTGTTCGACGCCTCGCCGAACCCAGCCCTCCTCGCCGGCCCCGACTTCCGCATCGTCGACGCCAACCAGGCCTGCGTCGAGTTCACGGGCTACTCACGGGAGGAACTCCGCGGGAAACTGCCCGAGGTCCTGTTCACGAACCCGGAGCCCTTCGAGGAGGCGATCTCGGCGTTCGCCGCGGGGGAGACGTGGCGCGGCACCTTCGAACTGGAGGCGCGGGACGGGCGATTCAAGTACGGCCAGGGGATCGGCGCGCCGATCCAGGACGGCGAGGAGATCGTAGGCTACTTCGGCATCTTCGTCGACGCGACGCGACTGCGCCGGTACGAGCAGACGCTGAACATCTTCTCGCGGGTGTTCAGGCACAACCTCCGGAACGACGCATCCGTCGTGCTGGGCTACCTGGAACTGCTCCGCGAACACGTTGACAGCCCCGAGGCGCTCTCGGCGGCCACGTACGTCGAGCACCGCGTGCGGACGCTGCTCGACCGGGCGGAGACCGCACGCCGACTCGAGTCCGTCCTCGACGCGGGCGGGGAGGACCTCGGGCCGGTCGCGCTCGACGAGGTGATTCCGGACGCCGTCGAACGTACGGCCGAGCAGTTCCCGGAGGCGACGTTCAGAACCGATCCGATCCCGTCCGTGGCCGTCGCGGCGGACGACGCGATTCCGGAGGTCCTGTCGGCCGTGCTGGAGAACGCCGTCGTCCACAACGACGTCGATCGGCCCGTAGTCGAGGTGTCCGTGGAGACGGACCTCGGGAGTGATCAGGTGCTCGTCACCGTCGCCGACAACGGACCGGGTATCGACGCGGACGAGGTGCCGGCGGCGCTCGGCGACCGTGAGGCGAGCCAGCTCGAACACGGCGCGGGTCTCGACCTGTTCTTCGTCTCCTGCGTGATGAACGAGTACAGCGGTCGCCTCGACATCCGAGACAACCACCCTCGGGGAGCGGTGGTGGAGCTCCGGTTCCGCCGCGTCGACCGGCCCTGA
- a CDS encoding acyltransferase, with the protein MERHATPGGRNSLQFWTDARSPLVVARNYLVVWLIRVSPSLRLKNWLLRRLGADVGAGVSWGLEATPDVFWPERVTVGEDAIVGYDSVLLCHEFLQDEYRVGDVVVGDRAMLGAKVTVLPGVHIGADAQVAANSLVADDVPPGETVAGVPAEPVERE; encoded by the coding sequence ATGGAGCGACACGCCACCCCGGGCGGGCGCAACTCGCTCCAGTTCTGGACCGACGCGAGGTCACCCCTCGTCGTCGCCCGGAACTACCTCGTCGTGTGGCTGATCCGCGTCTCCCCCAGCCTCCGGCTGAAGAACTGGCTGCTCCGGCGGCTCGGCGCGGACGTCGGCGCCGGGGTCTCGTGGGGACTGGAGGCGACGCCGGACGTCTTCTGGCCCGAGCGCGTGACGGTCGGCGAGGACGCCATCGTCGGCTACGACTCGGTGCTCCTGTGTCACGAGTTCCTGCAGGACGAGTACCGCGTCGGCGACGTGGTCGTCGGCGACCGGGCGATGCTCGGCGCGAAGGTGACGGTGCTGCCGGGCGTCCACATCGGCGCGGACGCACAGGTCGCCGCGAACTCGCTCGTCGCCGACGACGTGCCGCCCGGGGAGACGGTCGCTGGCGTCCCCGCCGAACCCGTCGAACGGGAGTGA
- the dacZ gene encoding diadenylate cyclase DacZ, with protein MSRSTDLLSDLVADVDGVFLFSPSGSMYGEFADAGEEPVVIADENDHDAERFVELPLTFDNVRDRIRFGVEGSMDQGFAEDGDVVACAVGVLDDSIDSVIRTPVSESMHSGIYDLFANSRADPNVIRDVFDVAIELGKKGQKGKPVGALFVVGDAGKVMNKSRPLSYNPFEKSHVHVGDPIVNVMLKEFSRLDGAFIISDAGKIVSAYRYLEPAAEGVDIPKGLGARHMAAGAITRDTNSIAIVLSESDGLVRAFKGGTLILELDPEEY; from the coding sequence ATGTCCCGTTCCACCGACCTCCTGTCCGACCTGGTGGCGGACGTCGACGGGGTCTTCCTCTTCTCGCCAAGCGGGTCGATGTACGGTGAGTTCGCCGACGCCGGCGAGGAACCCGTCGTCATCGCGGACGAGAACGACCACGACGCCGAGCGGTTCGTCGAGTTGCCACTCACGTTCGACAACGTTCGGGACCGCATCCGGTTCGGGGTCGAGGGCTCGATGGATCAGGGGTTCGCGGAGGACGGGGACGTCGTGGCCTGCGCGGTCGGCGTCCTCGACGACTCCATCGACAGTGTCATCCGCACGCCCGTCTCCGAGTCGATGCACTCGGGCATCTACGACCTGTTCGCGAACTCGCGGGCCGACCCGAACGTCATCCGGGACGTGTTCGACGTCGCCATCGAACTCGGGAAGAAGGGCCAAAAGGGGAAGCCGGTCGGGGCGCTGTTCGTCGTCGGCGACGCGGGCAAGGTAATGAACAAGTCCCGGCCGCTGTCGTACAACCCGTTCGAGAAGTCCCACGTTCACGTCGGCGACCCGATCGTGAACGTGATGCTCAAGGAGTTCTCCCGGCTCGACGGCGCGTTCATCATTAGCGACGCGGGGAAGATCGTCTCGGCGTACCGCTACCTCGAACCCGCGGCGGAGGGCGTCGACATCCCGAAGGGGCTCGGCGCGCGCCACATGGCCGCCGGCGCGATCACCCGTGACACGAACAGCATCGCCATCGTGCTCTCGGAGTCCGACGGCCTCGTCCGCGCGTTCAAGGGTGGGACGCTCATCCTCGAACTCGACCCGGAGGAGTACTGA
- a CDS encoding DUF4336 domain-containing protein, with the protein MFTEVAQNLFVLSEPLSFYGFQIGRKMIVVRLPNGDLFVNSPAELTAERIEALNDLGTVRYVTPSSKLHGHLYMEDYARTFPEVELFAAPDLDRRRTDLAFDGLLGSSPDPRWADVLDQTAFLGHRWLTEIEFFHVPSGTLILGDVCYNLGPEVPLKTQLFARLLGMYGDVSVPLDLRYTMKNEAAGRRSVERILDWDFERVIVGHGRIVERDAKRRVRDAFEWLV; encoded by the coding sequence ATGTTCACCGAGGTCGCGCAGAACCTGTTCGTCCTCTCGGAGCCGCTCTCGTTCTACGGGTTCCAGATCGGCCGGAAGATGATCGTCGTCCGCCTCCCGAACGGAGACCTCTTCGTGAACTCCCCCGCGGAGTTGACGGCGGAGCGGATCGAGGCGCTGAACGACCTCGGGACGGTCAGATACGTGACGCCGTCGAGCAAACTGCACGGCCACCTCTACATGGAGGACTATGCACGGACCTTCCCGGAGGTCGAACTGTTCGCCGCGCCCGACCTGGATCGTCGGCGGACCGACCTCGCCTTCGACGGCCTACTCGGCAGTAGTCCGGACCCGCGGTGGGCGGACGTCCTCGATCAGACGGCGTTCCTCGGCCACCGATGGCTCACGGAGATCGAGTTCTTCCACGTTCCGAGTGGGACGTTGATCCTGGGCGACGTCTGTTACAACCTCGGCCCCGAAGTCCCGCTGAAGACCCAACTGTTCGCTCGACTCCTCGGCATGTACGGCGACGTCTCCGTACCGCTGGACCTCCGGTACACGATGAAGAACGAGGCGGCTGGACGCCGGTCAGTAGAACGAATCCTCGACTGGGACTTCGAGCGCGTGATCGTCGGCCACGGACGGATCGTCGAACGCGACGCGAAACGTCGAGTTCGGGATGCGTTCGAGTGGCTCGTCTAA
- a CDS encoding mechanosensitive ion channel domain-containing protein — MWLAIGVLLLGALLSYVVIAVNRRILEGAGVPETIEGTAFERTAREFGTSTVAIIARLSGYFIFILSVLVALTVADVTFISEFWNRVAVFLPKVFIAILVLIIGIVIGDKAELFVEERLRGVKLPQVSVLPLGAKYSVFYIAALVALGQVNVATNALIVLLGAYTLAVVLFAALAFRDLLASGAAGMFLLLNQPYGIGDRVRIGDTEGIVQEVDIFVTHVETDDEEYVVPNRQALTEGVVRVRQ, encoded by the coding sequence ATGTGGCTGGCGATCGGGGTCCTCCTGCTCGGGGCGTTGCTGAGCTACGTCGTCATCGCGGTGAACCGTCGCATCCTCGAGGGCGCCGGCGTCCCGGAGACGATCGAGGGGACCGCGTTCGAGCGCACCGCGCGCGAGTTCGGCACCTCGACGGTGGCGATCATCGCCCGCCTCTCCGGCTACTTCATCTTCATCCTCTCGGTGCTCGTCGCGCTGACGGTCGCGGACGTGACCTTCATCTCGGAGTTCTGGAACCGCGTCGCCGTCTTCCTCCCGAAGGTGTTCATCGCGATCCTGGTGCTCATCATCGGCATCGTAATCGGCGACAAGGCCGAACTGTTCGTGGAGGAGCGACTCCGCGGCGTGAAGCTCCCACAGGTGAGCGTCCTCCCGCTCGGCGCGAAGTACAGCGTGTTCTACATCGCGGCGCTCGTCGCGCTCGGGCAGGTCAACGTCGCGACCAACGCGCTCATCGTCCTGCTCGGCGCCTACACGCTCGCCGTGGTGCTGTTCGCCGCGCTCGCCTTCCGCGACCTGCTCGCCTCCGGCGCCGCCGGCATGTTCCTCCTCCTCAACCAGCCATATGGCATCGGCGACCGCGTGCGTATCGGCGACACGGAGGGCATCGTCCAGGAGGTGGACATCTTCGTCACCCACGTCGAGACCGACGACGAGGAGTACGTCGTCCCGAACCGGCAGGCGCTCACCGAGGGCGTCGTCCGCGTCAGGCAGTAG
- a CDS encoding thioredoxin domain-containing protein, whose translation MSDPTARNRLDEEASPYLRQHADNPVNWQPWDGDALEAARERDVPIFLSVGYSACHWCHVMEEESFEDEAVAEVLNESFVPVKVDREERPDLDRVYQTVCQLVSGRGGWPLSVWLTPEGEPFYVGTYFPRDGRQGMPGFIDVCRNVADSWADPEQRSEMENRADQWTAAVTDELEEPESSGESDDLDRPDDTGDEVEVERFLDEATTAAIRSADPEYGGFGRGGPKFPQPERVDLLMRAHAESGRDEPFDVAIGTLEAMANGGLYDHVGGGFHRYCTDREWVVPHFEKMLYDNAELTRVYLDAYRLTGRSRYGVVAQETLGFVDRELSHPDGGFYATLDADSGEGEGEFYVWTPDRVREAVEDDLTADLLCDRFGVTDAGNFEGGRTVLTISAGIDELAEEYDLDVTEVRRRLTDGRLALFDVREERERPPRDEKVLAGWNGLMISAFATGGRALGEELADSAVDALAFVREHLWDGERLSRRFIQEDVKGEGYLEDYAFLARGAFDTYQVTGDVAHLAFALDLARVIRQAFYDADAGTIYATPADGEELVARPQEPKDQSTPSSLGVATSLLLDLHQFAPDEGFEDVATDVLATYDSRIRASPLEHTTLAMAAAKRARGPIEVTLAADDLPEEWRETLAGRYLPGAIVAPRPAADGELSDWLDELGLAEAPPVWANRDVRDGEPTAYVCENFTCSPPNHDLRAALEWSSERGT comes from the coding sequence ATGAGCGATCCGACGGCGCGAAACCGGCTGGACGAGGAGGCCAGCCCCTACCTGCGCCAGCACGCGGACAACCCGGTCAACTGGCAGCCGTGGGACGGGGACGCGCTCGAAGCGGCCCGCGAGCGCGACGTGCCGATCTTCCTCTCGGTCGGCTACTCCGCGTGCCACTGGTGTCACGTGATGGAGGAGGAGTCGTTCGAGGACGAGGCCGTCGCGGAGGTGTTGAACGAGTCGTTCGTGCCCGTGAAGGTCGACCGGGAGGAGCGCCCTGACCTCGATCGGGTGTACCAGACCGTCTGTCAGCTGGTGAGCGGTCGCGGCGGCTGGCCGCTCTCCGTCTGGCTCACGCCGGAGGGCGAGCCGTTCTACGTCGGGACGTACTTCCCCCGCGACGGCCGGCAGGGGATGCCGGGGTTCATCGACGTCTGCCGGAACGTCGCCGACTCGTGGGCCGATCCGGAGCAGCGGTCCGAGATGGAGAACCGGGCGGACCAGTGGACCGCGGCCGTGACCGACGAACTCGAGGAGCCCGAGTCGTCCGGCGAGTCCGACGACCTCGACCGGCCGGACGATACCGGGGACGAGGTGGAAGTGGAGCGGTTCCTCGACGAGGCGACGACCGCGGCCATCCGGAGCGCCGACCCCGAGTACGGAGGCTTTGGCCGCGGCGGTCCGAAGTTCCCCCAGCCCGAGCGCGTCGACCTCCTCATGCGGGCGCACGCCGAATCCGGGCGGGACGAACCCTTCGACGTCGCGATCGGCACTCTCGAGGCGATGGCGAACGGCGGCCTGTACGACCACGTCGGCGGCGGGTTCCACCGCTACTGCACCGACCGGGAGTGGGTCGTCCCCCACTTCGAGAAGATGCTGTACGACAACGCCGAACTGACGCGAGTGTACCTCGACGCGTACCGGCTGACCGGGCGATCGCGGTACGGCGTCGTCGCCCAGGAGACCCTCGGGTTCGTCGACCGCGAACTCTCGCACCCCGATGGCGGCTTCTACGCCACCCTCGACGCCGACTCCGGCGAGGGCGAGGGGGAGTTCTACGTCTGGACGCCCGATAGGGTCCGGGAGGCGGTCGAGGACGACCTGACGGCCGACCTGCTGTGTGACCGCTTCGGCGTGACCGACGCGGGGAACTTCGAGGGCGGGAGGACGGTCCTGACGATCTCGGCCGGGATCGACGAACTCGCGGAGGAGTACGACCTCGACGTGACGGAGGTGCGTCGCCGACTCACCGACGGCCGACTCGCGCTGTTCGACGTGCGCGAGGAACGCGAGCGGCCGCCGAGGGACGAGAAGGTACTCGCGGGCTGGAACGGTTTGATGATCTCCGCGTTCGCCACGGGCGGCCGCGCGCTCGGCGAGGAACTCGCCGACAGCGCCGTCGACGCGCTCGCGTTCGTCCGCGAGCACCTCTGGGACGGCGAGCGGCTCTCCCGGCGGTTCATCCAGGAGGACGTGAAGGGCGAGGGCTACCTGGAGGACTACGCCTTCCTCGCCCGCGGCGCGTTCGACACCTACCAGGTGACTGGCGACGTGGCGCACCTCGCGTTCGCGCTCGACCTCGCGCGAGTCATCCGCCAGGCGTTCTACGACGCCGACGCGGGCACCATCTACGCGACGCCGGCGGACGGCGAGGAACTCGTGGCCCGGCCCCAGGAGCCGAAGGACCAGTCGACCCCGTCCAGCCTCGGCGTGGCGACGTCGCTCCTGCTCGACCTCCACCAGTTCGCGCCCGACGAGGGGTTCGAGGACGTCGCGACGGACGTGCTCGCGACGTACGATTCACGGATCCGTGCAAGCCCGCTCGAACACACTACGCTCGCGATGGCGGCGGCGAAGCGAGCGCGCGGGCCCATCGAAGTCACCCTCGCAGCGGACGACCTGCCGGAGGAGTGGCGCGAGACGCTCGCGGGCCGTTATCTGCCCGGCGCGATCGTCGCGCCGCGCCCCGCCGCCGACGGCGAACTCTCGGACTGGCTCGACGAACTGGGGCTAGCGGAGGCGCCGCCGGTGTGGGCAAACCGCGATGTGCGCGACGGCGAGCCGACGGCGTACGTCTGCGAGAACTTCACCTGTTCCCCGCCGAACCACGACCTGCGTGCGGCGCTGGAGTGGTCGAGCGAGCGAGGGACCTGA
- a CDS encoding DNA adenine methylase, producing MAKPVLKWAGGKRQILHKLRACISQDYDAYHEPFFGGGALFFDLEPGNGSINDINPRLMNFYSILQSEDWRDMVEEAKELEENHSEEFYYECRDEFNRLRNQRGQMRYDERVKEAALLLYLNRTCFNGLYRENQSGEFNVPIGSYSNPDIVHPDQLQEAHDALQGIDIMNKDYRYIGHEAEAEDLVYFDPPYQKGSGENFAEYFSDTFDVDDQIELLHLVLDLHEQGVEVAMSNSGAAERLYKKEDRYQEYIENEDLFVVPLEARRSINSDGENRTGADEIILTSVPEQKRKESLSSY from the coding sequence ATGGCGAAGCCGGTCTTGAAATGGGCTGGAGGGAAACGGCAAATCCTCCACAAGCTCCGCGCGTGTATATCGCAAGATTACGACGCATACCATGAGCCGTTCTTCGGAGGAGGTGCCCTCTTTTTCGATTTAGAACCTGGCAACGGGAGTATAAATGATATTAACCCGCGATTAATGAATTTCTACTCAATCCTCCAGAGTGAAGATTGGCGAGATATGGTCGAGGAGGCCAAAGAATTAGAGGAAAACCACTCTGAGGAGTTCTACTACGAGTGCAGAGACGAGTTCAATCGCCTCCGTAATCAGCGAGGCCAAATGAGGTACGACGAGCGCGTAAAGGAGGCCGCACTTCTTCTCTACCTGAACAGAACCTGCTTCAACGGACTGTACCGAGAGAACCAGAGTGGGGAATTTAACGTGCCGATTGGGTCTTACAGCAATCCCGACATCGTTCACCCCGACCAGCTTCAGGAGGCTCACGATGCTCTCCAAGGGATAGACATTATGAACAAAGATTATCGGTATATCGGCCACGAAGCCGAAGCTGAAGACTTAGTGTACTTTGACCCTCCATACCAGAAGGGGTCCGGAGAGAACTTTGCAGAATACTTCAGCGACACGTTCGACGTAGACGACCAAATAGAACTGCTCCACCTCGTATTGGACCTTCACGAACAAGGAGTGGAGGTAGCTATGTCCAATTCCGGTGCTGCGGAGAGGCTTTACAAGAAAGAAGACCGCTATCAGGAGTATATTGAAAATGAAGACCTCTTTGTGGTCCCCTTAGAGGCAAGGCGGAGTATCAACAGCGACGGCGAAAACCGCACCGGGGCAGACGAGATTATTCTCACGTCGGTCCCCGAGCAGAAACGAAAGGAGTCGCTTTCTTCTTATTAA
- a CDS encoding 30S ribosomal protein S13, whose product MSAEEPEDAPDGEEDDEDLQYFVRIGQTDLDGTKTVERSLTEMKGIGQRTARLVAETADVDRTATFGRLDDESIDAVVDVVEHLEDHVPSWMVNRQKDFFTGETTHRTGGDLQEKRRHDINRMKMIDSYKGTRHKRGQKVRGQRTKSTGRTEGTIGVNVEEIREEAAEEAAAAEEEGDEL is encoded by the coding sequence ATGAGTGCAGAAGAACCAGAGGACGCGCCAGACGGCGAGGAGGACGACGAGGACCTCCAGTACTTCGTCCGGATCGGCCAGACCGACCTGGACGGGACGAAGACCGTCGAGCGCAGCCTCACGGAGATGAAGGGTATCGGCCAGCGGACGGCGCGACTCGTCGCCGAGACGGCGGACGTGGACCGAACAGCCACGTTCGGCCGTCTCGACGACGAGTCGATCGACGCCGTCGTCGACGTCGTCGAACACCTCGAGGACCACGTCCCGTCGTGGATGGTCAACCGGCAGAAGGACTTCTTCACCGGCGAGACCACCCACCGGACGGGCGGGGACCTCCAGGAGAAGCGACGTCACGACATCAACCGCATGAAGATGATCGACTCCTACAAGGGGACCCGGCACAAGCGCGGGCAGAAGGTCCGCGGTCAGCGGACGAAGTCCACGGGGCGGACCGAGGGCACCATCGGCGTCAACGTCGAGGAGATCCGCGAGGAGGCCGCCGAGGAGGCCGCCGCCGCCGAGGAGGAGGGTGACGAGCTCTAA
- a CDS encoding restriction endonuclease — MKEAAAKDYIRDQYLGITPTQFEQLSKLVLERSERTRELELTPFRQDGGIDVHAVIERDLFWARLGVQVKQYQESSNIGLSGIQRFKGALFDVDYQIGTYITSSGYTDSAIESAEQSYLRLIDGERLAEIMLNSEIGVEYVDSSTYHEDIEFWEAFEKPEEEGIIPTSEVPQADHLHIIRTTLEAVDRGYTIVPEIKSYLDTNAESSYVERQGLYYPDAAWMLGLLHKGFQKKVNGQKKREFGLTRRGEEYLELVEVGQDEAAKEVLCEAIRGVEMIERITAEIREEGVITHTELKEIIDRESAVTGTTITRRATTCGKWIDYLPEYQKRTTGGPQRYEYVGDGLGNWS, encoded by the coding sequence ATGAAGGAGGCGGCTGCCAAGGACTATATTCGTGACCAGTACTTGGGGATAACTCCCACGCAGTTTGAGCAGTTATCCAAGCTTGTCCTTGAGCGGTCAGAGCGAACACGGGAGCTTGAGTTAACGCCGTTTCGCCAAGATGGGGGTATAGACGTACACGCTGTAATTGAGCGTGACCTCTTTTGGGCGAGGTTGGGTGTTCAGGTCAAGCAGTATCAAGAAAGCTCGAATATTGGCCTGTCGGGGATTCAGCGGTTCAAAGGTGCCCTGTTCGACGTTGACTATCAAATTGGTACGTACATTACTTCTTCAGGGTATACTGACTCCGCGATTGAGAGCGCCGAACAAAGCTACCTCCGCCTGATTGACGGCGAGCGGTTGGCTGAAATTATGCTCAATAGTGAAATTGGGGTAGAATATGTCGATTCTTCTACCTACCATGAGGATATTGAGTTTTGGGAGGCGTTCGAGAAACCGGAAGAAGAAGGCATTATCCCAACCAGCGAGGTTCCCCAAGCCGACCATCTCCATATTATTCGGACAACTCTTGAAGCAGTTGACAGAGGCTATACTATCGTCCCTGAAATCAAGTCGTACTTGGACACCAACGCTGAAAGTTCATATGTCGAACGGCAGGGCTTGTACTACCCCGACGCCGCATGGATGTTGGGTCTACTGCATAAAGGGTTTCAGAAGAAGGTAAACGGTCAAAAGAAGCGAGAGTTCGGCCTCACTCGACGTGGAGAGGAGTACCTTGAGTTAGTCGAGGTTGGACAAGACGAAGCTGCGAAAGAGGTTCTTTGCGAGGCCATTAGAGGGGTCGAAATGATAGAACGGATTACTGCCGAAATACGGGAAGAAGGGGTCATTACTCACACCGAATTAAAGGAAATCATAGATAGGGAGTCTGCCGTTACAGGGACGACGATAACAAGGAGAGCGACTACCTGTGGAAAGTGGATAGACTACCTTCCAGAGTATCAAAAACGAACTACGGGAGGCCCACAGAGATACGAATATGTGGGTGACGGCTTAGGTAACTGGTCGTGA